From the genome of Vicia villosa cultivar HV-30 ecotype Madison, WI linkage group LG2, Vvil1.0, whole genome shotgun sequence, one region includes:
- the LOC131652993 gene encoding mitochondrial import receptor subunit TOM20-like isoform X2 yields MDLQSNDFDSLLFFEHARKTAEAEYAANPLDADNLTRWGGALLELSQFQSFPESKKMTQEGITRLEEAISVNPNKHDALWCLGNALTSQAFLNPDPDEAKVHFDRAAVYFQQAVDEDPSNELYRKALEVAAKVLS; encoded by the exons ATGGATTTGCAATCCAACGATTTCGATAGCCTTTTGTTCTTCGAGCACGCTCGTAAAACCGCTGAAGCTGAATACGCCGCCAACCCTCTCGATGCTGAC AATTTGACAAGATGGGGAGGAGCTTTGTTAGAGTTGTCTCAGTTTCAGAGTTTTCCTGAGTCAAAGAAGATGACCCAAG AGGGTATTACAAGGCTTGAGGAGGCCATTTCTGTGAATCCCAACAAGCACGATGCTCTTTGGTGCCTGGGAAACGCTCTCACTTCACAAGCATTTTTAAATCCAGACCCAGATGAAGCTAAAGTTCATTTTGACAGGGCAGCTGTGTACTTTCAACAAGCCGTTGATGAG GATCCTTCAAATGAGCTTTACCGCAAAGCATTGGAAGTCGCTGCTAAG GTTTTGAGTTGA
- the LOC131652993 gene encoding mitochondrial import receptor subunit TOM20-like isoform X1 produces MDLQSNDFDSLLFFEHARKTAEAEYAANPLDADNLTRWGGALLELSQFQSFPESKKMTQEGITRLEEAISVNPNKHDALWCLGNALTSQAFLNPDPDEAKVHFDRAAVYFQQAVDEDPSNELYRKALEVAAKVCC; encoded by the exons ATGGATTTGCAATCCAACGATTTCGATAGCCTTTTGTTCTTCGAGCACGCTCGTAAAACCGCTGAAGCTGAATACGCCGCCAACCCTCTCGATGCTGAC AATTTGACAAGATGGGGAGGAGCTTTGTTAGAGTTGTCTCAGTTTCAGAGTTTTCCTGAGTCAAAGAAGATGACCCAAG AGGGTATTACAAGGCTTGAGGAGGCCATTTCTGTGAATCCCAACAAGCACGATGCTCTTTGGTGCCTGGGAAACGCTCTCACTTCACAAGCATTTTTAAATCCAGACCCAGATGAAGCTAAAGTTCATTTTGACAGGGCAGCTGTGTACTTTCAACAAGCCGTTGATGAG GATCCTTCAAATGAGCTTTACCGCAAAGCATTGGAAGTCGCTGCTAAGGTATGCTGCTAA
- the LOC131650677 gene encoding uncharacterized protein LOC131650677: MSQSPPSKNTTPCSETASDSRAPSMVGDQDVVLDVAPLNSVPAIDLVGSIPRKMHARKSTGGSVPETFSAQNKEGSAYVHNAIAGLVTRILNEGHKVTGISVPLAQVPAPENSKDDQVDASKDHVDVETSEANNDEGSDAKNADASGDKDAEILEAEKAEEVNATSPKEKPTCPIDSVNDVVDLDNLDDPIDIADDDLISSISNRAKVAPLKNVTKEKLKKVPAEPSRTGSKVAVKKRKERSVSDSEDNVLSDVPDIPSKKKIAVTKSSTKVRDVPLDNIYLHYASNAIQWKFVYQRRLALERELANDALECQEVMKLIKSAGLLKTVTHFSKCYEMLVKEFIVNLSQDCADGKAEDFHKVYVRRKCIEFSPTVVNLYLGRNDEAQPELEVTDNEVCKVITGGKVKKYPIKSKLSASSLNVRYALLHKIGAANWVPTNHTSTIAVGLGRFIYAVGTKTKFDYGTYIFDQTMRHVGTSATKLPIAFPSLICGIILKQHPGILKAKDSVCKRESALSFHYKLLKRSDDMTSAGTSQPGKSVNKTFLIAELKETCKELDNRKMKLEKLIQSLEQSAEDDHAGGSDGDNMDEDKNADSGDEEEAEDGEDTEDAGSSDADEENSGSSDEEVSDSSDEETDGSDN; the protein is encoded by the exons ATGTCTCAGTCTCCTCCCTCGAAGAACACTACTCCTTGCTCTGAAACTGCATCCGACTCTAGGGCTCCAAGTATGGTAGGTGATCAGGATGTCGTGCTGGATGTTGCGCCATTGAACTCGGTCCCAGCCATTGATCTTGTTGGCAGTAttccaagaaagatgcatgcaagaaaatcaactggtGGATCTGTTCCAGAAACGTTTTCTGCTCAGAATAAAGAAGGGTCTGCTTATGTCCACAATGCGATCGCAGGTCTTGTcacaagaatcttgaatgaaggtcACAAGGTAACAGGAATATCTGTTCCTTTAGCCCAAGTTCCTGCCCCTGAGAACAGCAAAGATGATCAAGTTGATGCTAGCAAAGATCATgttgatgttgagacatctgaagcCAACAATGATGAGGGTTCTGATGCTAAAAATGCTGATGCATCTGGAGATAAAGATGCTGAGATTCTTGAAGCGGAGAAAGCTGAAGAGGTCAATGCTACTTCTCCTAAGGAGAAACCTACTTGCCCTATTGACAGTGTAAATGATGTGGTGGATCTGGATAATCTTGATGATCCTATTGacattgctgatgatgacctcatctccagcaTTTCCAACAGA GCAAAGGTTGCTCCTCTGAAGAATGTCACCAAAGAAAAGCTCAAGAAGGTCCCTGCTGAACCTTCAAGAACTGGAAGCAAGGTTGCtgtgaagaaaagaaaagaaagaagtgttTCTGACTCCGAAGACAATGTCctaagtgatgtccctgacatcccatcaaagaagaagattgctgtcaCAAAATCCTCCACAAAGGTCCGTGATGTTCCCTTGGACAACATTTATCTGCACTATGCTTCAAATGCTATCCAGTGGAAGTTTGtttatcaaagaaggctggctcTGGAAAGAGAACttgcaaatgatgctctggaatgtCAAGAGGTCATGAAGCTCATCAAATCTGCAGGTTTGCTTAAAACTGTTACTCATTTTTCTAAATGCTATGAAATGCTAGTGAAGGAGTTTATAGTGAATTTGTCTCAAGATTGTGCTGATGGGAAAGCTGAGGATTTTCATAAGGTGTATGTTAGAAGAAAGTGTATAGAGTTCTCCCCAACTGTTGTTAACCTCTATCTAGGTAGGAATGAtgaggctcaacctgagcttgaagtgactGATAATGAGGTGTGCAAAGTGATCACTGGTGGTAAGGTTAAGAAGTATCCCATAAAGAGTAAACTGTCTGCTAGTTCTCTTAATGTCAGGTATGCATTGCTACACAAAATTGGTGCTGCTAACTGGGTGCCTACCAATCACACttctaccattgctgttggccTAGGAAGATTCATATATGCTGTGGGAACCAAGACAAAATTTGACTATGGGACTTATATATTTGATCAAACTATGAGGCATGTTGGTACCTCTGCTACCAAGCTTCCCATTGCTTTTCCATCCCTGATATGTGGGATAATTCTCAAGCAACACCCTGGAATTCTGAAAGCTAAAGATTCTGTATGTAAGAGGGAGAGTGCTTTGTCTTTCCACTATAAGCTGCTCAAAAGGTCAGATGACAtgacatctgctgggacatcacaACCCGGCAAGTCTGTGAACAAAACCTTTCTCATTGCTGAGCTGAAAGAGACTTGTAAAGAGTTGGACAAcaggaagatgaagcttgaaaaGCTCATTcaaagtcttgagcagtctgcAGAGGATGATCATGCTGGTGGTAGTGATGGTGATAATATGGATGAAGACAAAAATGCTGATAGTGGTGATGAGGAAGAGGCTGAGGATGGTGAAGATACTGAAGATGCTGGGAGTAGTGATGCTGATGAAGAGAATAGTGGCTCTAGTGATGAAGAGGTTAGTGACTCTAGTGATGAAGAGACTGATGGTTCTGACAATTAG